The Winogradskyella schleiferi genome contains the following window.
ATATCGACATCCAATTCTAGACTCGCTTTTCCGATGGCCTTTCTGTAAATGGCTTTACCATCTTTGGCTACTAAAATGGTCGCACCTGGTTCATCTGGCTTGTAAGATTCAGATACAATAGCATCAAATTGTTGAGTTAAATCTTGTGCGTTGCTAGTTGTGATATAAAGGCAACTAAATAGCAATAAGGCAAAGGTGTGGTTGGTTTTCATTTTTTCTGTGGATTGATTACTACTTATATGACGATTCTTAAAAGGATAAGTTACAAAAAAACCACTTTGGAATTTCAAAGTGGTATTAAAAGATATTTATAATGTTGAAAAAAAATTATTTTGTCGTTAAGTTCGCAGTGGTTTGGAACTCTGGTATTACATTTTTCATTTTGGCAAAAGCCAAACTGAATTTTCCTTCTCTAATATCGTCCAAAAGCCACTTACCATTGGTGTATTCCATAATCCAGATTTTCTCTTCATCACCAAATTCATTTTTTCCTTGTACAATACGTTGTGTTTCTTTGTCTTTTAAATAATCCTTAATGTTAGCAGAAATTACGAATGCAATTTTTGAACCTTCAAGATTTTCGTTCTCTGTTAGTTCTAAATAGAGTGGTTTTACACTTTTGATTTTATCTAACTTACAGACGTTTTTTAGGTTTTCCTGTTTCCATTTATCTAAATGAACGGTCTGTTGGTTCTGCCAATACCAATGATTAACATATTCTGAAACTTCTTTCATGTCTTCGTTGTCCCAAGCCAGATAAACGCGTGTAAACACATTACGTACGTTTTTATCAAGGTTTAGCCATGAAAAATCCTTGTGCTTTAGCCCAATTTGATTGAGCTGCTTTTTAGTTTTCTTAACCGCAAAAAATTCAACGGAGTAGGTATAAACGATTAAAGGAAAGAACACAATGACAATTGCAAACAAAATTAATTTTCCCCACCAAGTTTTAAACAGACCTTTGGCTATAGTGCCACCAGGACCTGCATAAACAGGATCGATATAGAATAAGAAGCCAATAATAAGTATGGTTAATAGTATTTTTTTGTGAAGCGGTTTCATATCATTCAGTTTTAAGAGCTAAAGTTAATAAAAAAAACCACCTAGATATTTCTAAGTGGTTTTTAGTCTTGACTCTTGGCTCTAAAAGCGAAGCGGTCTTTTGTCTACTTTATCATATCGTAACTACGTTTAATAAAGTTTGTCAACTCTTCACCTTTTAAAAGGCCTTGAGATAAACGTGCCAAATCTAAACTTTGGTTAATTAAACGTTCTTGTTTCTTTTTGGTCTTCGTACCTATAATTTCACCAACCAATTCAGAATTTGTATTCACGATGAGGTTGTACATTTCTGGCATGTTGCCAAACATGTTCATTCCGCCACCACCTGTCTGCTGCATTTCTTTCATTCTACGCATAAATTCTGGTTGCGTAATAATAAAAGGCGAGGCGTCACTATCCATAGCTTCTAATTGTACCGTGAATTTTTCAGAAGGAATCACTTCTTTAAGTAACTCATCTAATTTCGTTATTTCTTCATCAGATAATTTCGAAATCGTGGTATCTTCTTTTTTGATTAAGTTATCAATATGGTCACCATCTACACGAGCAAAAGAAATATTTTCTTTGGTCGTTTCCAATTTCTGGATTAAATGCGATACAATAGGTGAATCCAATAACAGCACTTCGTAGCCTTTTGCTTTTGCAGATTCTATATACGAATGTTGCTCATCTTTATTAGAGGCATAAAGAATCACCATTTTATCGTCCTTGTCCGTCTGCTTTGCTTTTATAGCATTGGTCAATTCTTCAAATGTGTAGTATTTGCCATCAACCGTTGGGTATAACGCAAAGGCATCTGCTTTTTCGAAGAATTTTTCTTCAGATAACATACCATATTCAATCACGATTTTAATATCGTCCCATTTCTTTTCAAAATCTTCACGATTCGCATTAAATAAGGATTTCAACTTATCAGCTACTTTTCGAGTGATGTAAGATGAAATTTTCTTTACAGCACCATCTGCTTGTAAATAGGAACGCGATACGTTTAATGGAATATCTGGCGAATCAATAACACCACGTAACATCGTTAAAAATTCAGGAACTATACCTTCCACATTATCGGTTACAAAAACCTGGTTTTGGTACAATTGAATTTTATCTTTCTGCATGTTCATATCCGTCGTCATCTTAGGGAAATACAAGATTCCTGTTAAGTTGAACGGATAATCTACATTAAGATGAATATGGAACAATGGTTCTTCAAATTGCATAGGATACAATTCTCTGTAGAAACTACTGTAATCTTCGTCCTTTAAATCTGTCGGTTGTTTTGTCCAAGCCGGATTTGGATTGTTAATGATATTATCAACCGTAATTTGTTTGTGCGGCTCCGTGGTTTCTTTACCATCTTTATCCTTTGTTGTTTTTGGTGTAAACTCAGGATCGTTTATTTCCTTGGTTCCAAATTTAATTGGAATAGGCATAAACTTGTTATACTTCATCAAAAGCTCACGGATTTTAGCTTCTTCTAAAAATTCAGTAGAATCTTCCGCTATATGAAGAATAATTTCTGTGCCTCTGGTTTCCTTTTCAGCTGGTTCTAATGTGAATTCCGGAGAGCCATCGCAAGTCCAATGTGCTGCAGGTTCGTCTTTATAAGATTTGGTAATGATCTCCACTTTTTCTGCCACCATAAAAGCCGAGTAAAATCCAAGACCAAAATGACCAATGATGCCTGTGTCTTTTCCAGAATCTTTATATTTATCTAGAAATTCCTCAGCACCAGAAAAGGCGATTTGGTTGA
Protein-coding sequences here:
- the htpG gene encoding molecular chaperone HtpG, coding for MTKGNINVSVENIFPLIKKFLYSDHEIFLRELISNATDATLKLKHLTSIGEATVEYGNPIIEVKVDKEGKKLHIIDQGVGMTAEEVEKYINQIAFSGAEEFLDKYKDSGKDTGIIGHFGLGFYSAFMVAEKVEIITKSYKDEPAAHWTCDGSPEFTLEPAEKETRGTEIILHIAEDSTEFLEEAKIRELLMKYNKFMPIPIKFGTKEINDPEFTPKTTKDKDGKETTEPHKQITVDNIINNPNPAWTKQPTDLKDEDYSSFYRELYPMQFEEPLFHIHLNVDYPFNLTGILYFPKMTTDMNMQKDKIQLYQNQVFVTDNVEGIVPEFLTMLRGVIDSPDIPLNVSRSYLQADGAVKKISSYITRKVADKLKSLFNANREDFEKKWDDIKIVIEYGMLSEEKFFEKADAFALYPTVDGKYYTFEELTNAIKAKQTDKDDKMVILYASNKDEQHSYIESAKAKGYEVLLLDSPIVSHLIQKLETTKENISFARVDGDHIDNLIKKEDTTISKLSDEEITKLDELLKEVIPSEKFTVQLEAMDSDASPFIITQPEFMRRMKEMQQTGGGGMNMFGNMPEMYNLIVNTNSELVGEIIGTKTKKKQERLINQSLDLARLSQGLLKGEELTNFIKRSYDMIK
- a CDS encoding Tim44 domain-containing protein — translated: MKPLHKKILLTILIIGFLFYIDPVYAGPGGTIAKGLFKTWWGKLILFAIVIVFFPLIVYTYSVEFFAVKKTKKQLNQIGLKHKDFSWLNLDKNVRNVFTRVYLAWDNEDMKEVSEYVNHWYWQNQQTVHLDKWKQENLKNVCKLDKIKSVKPLYLELTENENLEGSKIAFVISANIKDYLKDKETQRIVQGKNEFGDEEKIWIMEYTNGKWLLDDIREGKFSLAFAKMKNVIPEFQTTANLTTK